In Aegilops tauschii subsp. strangulata cultivar AL8/78 chromosome 3, Aet v6.0, whole genome shotgun sequence, one genomic interval encodes:
- the LOC109766173 gene encoding uncharacterized protein, which produces MEQAAQEQAAERSRLGKLKEEVDRAQASHTKLVSEETARLEAREKTLAVAEKAAATGRDAFVSLELRSRTALQSLYGEGYKKPLELEGIVAGVGTMVEGECDALFTSAATRVFNHLHLRNPSFDLGALIELVAPESHDAAAEAVEKQVRDLLEKFLYIDPAAATTGAGSEDGGGVVDDELPAAGDVGNRGNSGASS; this is translated from the exons ATGGAGCAGGCAGCCCAGGAACAGGCTGCAGAGCGGAGCCGCCTGGGGAAGTTGAAGGAGGAGGTGGACAGGGCTCAGGCGTCCCATACCAAGCTTGTCTCCGAGGAGACAGCTCGGCTGGAGGCCAGGGAGAAGACCCTCGCTGTGGCGGAGAAGGCGGCCGCCACGGGGCGCGACGCCTTCGTCTCCCTCGAGCTGAGATCCCGCACGGCGTTGCAGTCCCTTTATGGAGAAGGGTACAAGAAGCCGCTG GAACTCGAGGGCATCGTCGCCGGAGTGGGCACCATGGTGGAAGGGGAGTGCGACGCGCTTTTCACCTCGGCCGCGACGCGCGTCTTcaaccacctccacctccggaacCCAAGCTTCGACCTTGGTGCCTTGATCGAGCTAGTGGCTCCTGAGTCCCACGACGCTGCCGCTGAGGCTGTGGAGAAGCAGGTAAGAGATCTGCTGGAGAAGTTCCTCTACATCGACCCCGCGGCCGCGACAACTGGAGCCGGCAGCGAAGATGGCGGTGGCGTTGTCGATGACGAGCTTCCCGCGGCGGGCGACGTCGGCAATCGAGGCAATAGCGGCGCTTCTTCCTAG